The sequence TTACGGAGCAATATAAATGCACAACCAAGCAAATTATAAGATTGATAAAATCACTTGAAAACAACAAGCATTTAAAAATTGAACGTACAAGCAACAACCGAAAGATATATATTAACAACTTAGATAAGCGGACAAAAATGTCCGCCCCCCCGGAAGAAAACTTCCGCCCCCCGGACAAAAATGTCACGGAGGAGGGACATTTTTGCAACTTTTGGAGGGACATTTTTGATACCCATAATAATATAAAGAATAACATAAATAATAATAATGGTTTTGCCAACGTCAAAACGGTGTGTTTCTCTGATGAAAAAATTGAAATTTACGACATCACCGAAAAAATCATAGACTTGTATTTTGACATTTACGAAGAATACAAACTCAACCGACACCCAGCGTTGACCGCTGAAAATAAACTAAAGGTACAAACAAAGCTAAGTGCTTTTATTGATGAATACGATTGGGGGAACGGTTTCGACAGCGACTTAGAACTCTGGGAAAATATGATAATTGCCTTTTTTAACAATGTTACATCAGACGGTAATATTAACCTTTTTTCAGAAGAAAGCATTTTGCAATTTCGTTATCTTGAAATCAGCGGCAACCGTTTAGACTACTAAACACGCTTTTAATACCACTATTGCAAAGCCAGCGGCGGTAAGGAATTTTCAAGGGCGGAAGTTTTCTTCCACCGAAAACGTCTTTAAACACTGTCTACAAAATCAAATGTTTTCCGATACATCAAAATTACATACAAACCACCGCTTGAAAACGTGTATTTTATCCACAAATATAAAATATATGTTTTCATAGACACATTACAACTAAAGGGAGTTAATTAATATGA comes from Hominilimicola fabiformis and encodes:
- a CDS encoding helix-turn-helix domain-containing protein, giving the protein MNTNNNKPNNFSVVPAAVLLNDTITDKAKILYSEISALCNKKGCCWATNDYFEKLYECSKITVIRAINALKENGYIKVIRKNRQRIIQLAALKEKGSTFSVIPAAVRYDNKLTDKAKILYGTITAYCDKKGYCWATNKDFTEQYKCTTKQIIRLIKSLENNKHLKIERTSNNRKIYINNLDKRTKMSAPPEENFRPPDKNVTEEGHFCNFWRDIFDTHNNIKNNINNNNGFANVKTVCFSDEKIEIYDITEKIIDLYFDIYEEYKLNRHPALTAENKLKVQTKLSAFIDEYDWGNGFDSDLELWENMIIAFFNNVTSDGNINLFSEESILQFRYLEISGNRLDY